From Mycolicibacterium nivoides, a single genomic window includes:
- a CDS encoding limonene-1,2-epoxide hydrolase family protein, translated as MTAEEIVRAEIAAWGRNDVDEVMSHFAEDATFDIGPDWPKLSGRDAIHDMMKVFFAGGNCVDLEILHLAVAGDVVLMERRDHWIVDGKQMSWPVMGAYEVRDEKITAWREYFYPPKES; from the coding sequence ATGACCGCTGAGGAGATCGTGCGGGCCGAGATCGCGGCATGGGGGCGCAACGACGTCGACGAAGTCATGAGTCACTTCGCCGAGGATGCCACCTTCGACATCGGGCCCGACTGGCCGAAGCTCTCGGGGCGCGACGCGATCCACGACATGATGAAGGTGTTCTTCGCCGGCGGGAACTGCGTAGACCTTGAGATCCTGCACCTCGCCGTGGCCGGGGACGTCGTGCTGATGGAACGGCGCGATCACTGGATCGTGGACGGTAAGCAGATGAGCTGGCCGGTGATGGGCGCCTATGAGGTGCGGGACGAGAAGATCACGGCCTGGCGGGAGTACTTCTATCCGCCGAAGGAGTCCTGA
- a CDS encoding TetR/AcrR family transcriptional regulator — protein MASVAGAEASSGGARPYATLLAKGEDRRQRILSVAEKLLARNGWRNTSLAQIAREAGVTPAGLLHHFESKEQLLNAVLDARDHDDDTHADRSGNLADEIKRVADRFVRAPELVGTFTVLLVENIQPDAPLHDRLLKRQQDARDIVADIITRGQLDGRYRSDFDAATKAVEILAFINGMETSWLLDPSLPLTDVFKSYAEMLGREIEQPGGRNGAAGQ, from the coding sequence GTGGCTTCGGTTGCAGGTGCAGAGGCGTCTTCTGGGGGCGCGCGGCCCTACGCGACGCTCCTGGCCAAGGGGGAAGACCGCAGGCAGCGGATACTTTCTGTGGCTGAGAAGCTGCTGGCCCGCAATGGGTGGCGCAACACCTCGCTGGCCCAGATCGCCCGGGAAGCCGGGGTCACGCCGGCCGGTCTGCTCCACCATTTCGAATCCAAGGAGCAACTGCTCAACGCCGTGCTCGACGCGCGCGACCACGACGACGACACCCACGCGGATCGGTCGGGGAACCTCGCAGACGAGATCAAGCGGGTGGCCGACCGGTTCGTACGGGCGCCCGAGCTGGTCGGCACGTTCACAGTGCTGCTGGTCGAGAACATCCAACCCGACGCTCCACTGCACGATCGTTTGCTCAAACGGCAACAGGATGCGCGCGACATCGTCGCGGACATCATCACTCGCGGCCAGCTCGACGGTCGCTACCGCTCCGACTTCGACGCGGCCACCAAGGCCGTGGAGATCCTGGCATTCATCAATGGAATGGAGACCTCATGGCTACTCGATCCCTCGCTCCCGTTGACGGACGTGTTCAAGAGCTACGCCGAGATGCTGGGGCGGGAAATCGAGCAGCCGGGCGGCCGCAACGGGGCGGCCGGCCAGTGA
- a CDS encoding NADPH:quinone oxidoreductase family protein — MRAAVCPEYGPPEVVRLEELPAPPIASGQVRVQVGAAAVNFPDVLLVADQYQITVPVPFIPGSEFAGVVTEVAGDTDGFAVGDRVTGTGLFGAFAEQVCVATAGLARIPDGVDDRTAAAFGVAHRTAYHTLRSVSRTRPGDDVIVLGAGGGVGLAAVQLATALGARVTAVASSDEKLSTAEQYGAVLLVNHTRGDLRATLREALPDGAHAVLDPIGGDLSEPALRALRRGGRFVTIGYASGVIPRIPLNLVLVKGIEVLGFQFQDIDPDEFARNEAELRELLAGGTVRPHIGAVYPLTETTAALREVASGKAVGKVVIELRTPSADRSTPARP, encoded by the coding sequence GTGAGGGCCGCGGTCTGCCCCGAGTACGGGCCACCGGAGGTGGTCCGTCTCGAGGAACTCCCCGCTCCCCCGATCGCGTCCGGCCAGGTGCGTGTCCAGGTCGGCGCGGCCGCGGTGAACTTTCCGGACGTGCTGTTGGTCGCCGATCAGTACCAGATCACGGTGCCTGTACCGTTCATCCCGGGTAGCGAGTTCGCCGGGGTGGTGACCGAAGTAGCCGGTGACACCGACGGTTTCGCCGTCGGCGACCGGGTGACCGGCACCGGGTTGTTCGGGGCGTTCGCCGAACAGGTGTGTGTCGCGACCGCCGGACTGGCCCGGATCCCCGACGGCGTGGACGACCGCACCGCGGCGGCTTTCGGAGTGGCCCACCGCACCGCCTATCACACGCTCCGGTCGGTGTCCCGGACCCGACCGGGCGACGACGTGATCGTGCTCGGAGCCGGCGGCGGAGTGGGCCTGGCGGCCGTGCAGCTCGCGACGGCGCTCGGTGCCCGGGTCACCGCGGTCGCATCGTCGGACGAAAAGCTCTCCACTGCAGAACAATACGGTGCAGTCTTGCTCGTCAACCACACCCGGGGCGACCTGCGCGCCACCCTACGAGAGGCGCTCCCTGACGGTGCCCACGCGGTACTCGACCCGATAGGCGGCGACCTCTCCGAGCCGGCGTTGCGCGCGTTGCGCCGCGGCGGCCGATTCGTGACGATCGGCTACGCCTCGGGCGTCATCCCCCGGATTCCGCTGAACCTGGTGCTGGTAAAGGGAATTGAGGTCCTCGGCTTCCAGTTCCAGGACATCGACCCGGACGAGTTCGCCCGCAATGAAGCGGAATTGCGGGAGTTGTTGGCCGGCGGGACCGTTCGGCCACACATCGGTGCGGTCTATCCGCTGACCGAGACCACCGCGGCGCTGCGTGAAGTGGCCTCCGGGAAAGCGGTCGGTAAGGTCGTGATCGAACTCAGGACTCCTTCGGCGGATAGAAGTACTCCCGCCAGGCCGTGA
- a CDS encoding ferredoxin, protein MRVRVDEDRCAGHGMCLTLCPEVFEMSDDGWAVADPEEVPAGLEDAAREAIQNCPERAISEIEG, encoded by the coding sequence ATGCGGGTCCGGGTTGACGAGGACCGTTGTGCCGGCCATGGCATGTGCCTGACGCTGTGTCCCGAGGTCTTCGAGATGTCAGACGACGGTTGGGCGGTGGCCGATCCGGAAGAGGTTCCGGCAGGACTTGAGGATGCGGCACGCGAGGCGATACAGAATTGCCCGGAGCGGGCAATCAGCGAAATCGAAGGCTAG
- a CDS encoding thiolase family protein, which yields MRETVIVEAVRTPVGKRNGGLSGFHAADLSALVLNALVERAGISPDIVDDVVWGCVSQVGDQSSNIGRYSVLAAGWPEHIPGTTVNRACGSSQQALDFAVQAVMSGQQDVVVAGGVEVMSQVPLGAARATGTPYGPKVFQRYKDFAFNQGISAEMISQKWGFSRTQLDEYSVASHERAAAAQDRGAFENQMITVFPDPADQLDPVVADEGVRRGTTVEKLAGLKPAFAEDGVIHAGNSSQISDGAAALLVMTEERAVTMGLSPIARYRAGAVTGADPVLMLTGPIPATEKVLHKAGVRLDEVGVFEVNEAFAPVPMAWLAETGADEAKLNPLGGAIALGHPLGASGAVLMTRMINHMRDNGIRYGLQTMCEGGGTANATLVELID from the coding sequence ATGCGCGAAACCGTCATCGTCGAGGCCGTCCGTACCCCTGTGGGTAAGCGTAACGGCGGGCTGTCCGGATTCCACGCCGCCGACCTGTCGGCACTGGTGCTCAATGCGCTCGTGGAGCGGGCGGGCATCAGCCCCGACATCGTCGACGACGTGGTCTGGGGCTGCGTCTCGCAGGTCGGCGATCAATCAAGCAATATCGGCCGCTACTCGGTGCTGGCCGCCGGCTGGCCCGAACACATCCCGGGGACCACGGTCAACCGGGCGTGCGGATCGAGCCAGCAGGCACTGGATTTCGCGGTCCAGGCCGTCATGTCGGGCCAGCAGGACGTGGTCGTCGCGGGCGGGGTGGAGGTGATGAGCCAGGTCCCGCTGGGCGCGGCCCGGGCCACCGGTACGCCATACGGTCCGAAGGTGTTCCAGCGGTACAAGGACTTTGCGTTCAATCAGGGCATCTCGGCCGAGATGATCTCGCAGAAGTGGGGTTTCAGCCGGACCCAGCTGGACGAGTACTCCGTCGCCTCGCACGAGCGGGCCGCGGCGGCCCAGGACCGCGGTGCCTTCGAGAACCAGATGATCACCGTGTTTCCCGACCCGGCCGATCAGCTGGACCCGGTGGTCGCCGACGAAGGGGTGCGCCGGGGCACCACGGTGGAGAAGCTTGCCGGTCTCAAGCCGGCCTTCGCCGAGGACGGCGTGATCCACGCGGGCAACTCGTCTCAGATCTCCGACGGCGCCGCGGCGCTGCTGGTGATGACCGAGGAACGTGCTGTGACGATGGGCCTTTCGCCGATCGCGCGGTACCGCGCGGGTGCGGTGACGGGAGCCGATCCGGTGCTGATGCTGACCGGGCCGATCCCGGCCACCGAGAAGGTGTTGCACAAGGCCGGCGTGCGTCTCGACGAGGTCGGCGTGTTCGAGGTGAACGAGGCCTTCGCCCCGGTGCCCATGGCGTGGCTCGCCGAGACGGGCGCCGACGAGGCCAAGCTGAACCCGCTCGGCGGCGCCATCGCGCTGGGGCACCCGCTCGGGGCGTCGGGCGCGGTGCTGATGACCCGGATGATCAATCACATGCGCGACAACGGAATTCGGTACGGCCTGCAGACCATGTGTGAGGGCGGCGGTACCGCCAACGCCACGCTGGTCGAGCTCATCGACTGA
- a CDS encoding acyl-CoA dehydrogenase family protein, with protein sequence MQRNLFTEDHEAFRALARDFIEKEVVPAYPEWEKGGRMPRDVFKHMGELGMLGMAIPEEYGGAGIDDYRYNVVLQEEAARALVTLSTVRTQLEVILPYFLHYANEEQRQRWFPGLAAGTLLTAVAMTEPGTGSDLAGMRTTAVRDGDEYVLNGAKTFITGGIQADLVVVVARTSTDPENRRKGLTLLVVEDGMAGFERGRELEKMGCKVQDTAELSFSDVRVPVANVLGEEGEAFSYLGHNLAQERLTVAVGSVAQARSAIAAAIGYTKDRKAFGQPVASFQNTKFELAACSTEVEAAQAMLDRAVALHVDGELSGADAARVKLFCTEMQARVIDRCLQLFGGYGYMMEYPIARLYTDARVARIYAGTSEVMKVIIAKSLGL encoded by the coding sequence GTGCAACGCAATCTGTTCACCGAGGACCATGAGGCCTTCCGCGCGCTCGCGCGCGACTTCATCGAAAAGGAAGTCGTCCCTGCCTATCCCGAGTGGGAGAAGGGCGGCCGGATGCCCCGTGACGTCTTCAAGCACATGGGTGAACTCGGCATGCTCGGTATGGCGATTCCCGAGGAGTACGGCGGCGCCGGCATCGACGACTATCGGTACAACGTGGTGCTCCAGGAGGAGGCCGCCCGCGCCCTGGTGACGTTGTCGACGGTGCGCACGCAGCTCGAGGTGATCCTGCCGTACTTCCTGCACTACGCGAACGAAGAGCAGCGGCAGCGTTGGTTCCCCGGGCTGGCGGCGGGCACGCTGCTGACCGCGGTCGCGATGACCGAACCGGGCACCGGATCGGACCTGGCCGGCATGCGCACCACCGCGGTACGCGACGGTGACGAGTACGTGCTCAACGGCGCGAAGACGTTCATCACCGGTGGCATCCAGGCCGATCTGGTGGTCGTGGTGGCCCGGACGTCCACCGACCCGGAAAATCGGCGCAAGGGATTGACCCTGCTGGTCGTCGAGGACGGGATGGCGGGCTTCGAGCGGGGCCGCGAGCTGGAGAAGATGGGCTGCAAGGTGCAGGACACCGCGGAGCTGTCATTCAGCGATGTGCGGGTGCCGGTGGCCAACGTGCTGGGGGAGGAGGGCGAGGCATTCAGCTACCTCGGCCACAACCTGGCCCAGGAGCGCCTCACCGTGGCCGTGGGGTCGGTGGCACAGGCCCGCTCGGCCATCGCCGCGGCGATCGGCTACACCAAGGACCGCAAAGCGTTCGGCCAGCCGGTCGCGTCCTTTCAGAACACCAAGTTCGAACTGGCGGCATGCTCGACAGAGGTCGAAGCGGCCCAGGCGATGCTCGACCGGGCGGTGGCGCTGCACGTCGACGGCGAGCTGTCCGGTGCCGACGCAGCCCGGGTGAAACTGTTCTGCACGGAGATGCAGGCGCGGGTCATCGATCGTTGCCTGCAGCTCTTCGGCGGGTACGGCTACATGATGGAGTACCCCATCGCGCGGCTCTACACGGATGCCCGGGTGGCCCGAATCTACGCCGGGACCAGCGAGGTCATGAAGGTGATCATCGCCAAGTCGCTGGGGCTCTGA
- a CDS encoding phosphotransferase family protein produces MDNAGLEGKGEPLEARFLSGGTQNVIYEIRRGEHNCVLRMPPAGAPPDRDKGILREWRIIEALDGTEVPHTAAVGVCADPEVLGRPFYLMGFVDGWSPMDTHGRWPEPFDSDPSTRPGLSYQLAEGIALLSKVDWQAKGLGDLGRPDGFHERQVSRWIGFLDRIRNRELPGLEVATDWLRAHKPLDFIPGLMHGDYQFANVMYRHGAPADLAAIVDWEMGTVGDPKLDLAWMVQSWPSDPDNPEPSEMGYVDMRGMPSRDDVVAHYAKVSGRQVDDLDYYLVLAKWKLAIVLEQGFQRAGDDEKLLAFGPVVTDLMASAAELAESSDYR; encoded by the coding sequence ATGGACAACGCCGGGCTCGAGGGCAAGGGCGAGCCGCTCGAGGCCCGCTTCCTGTCCGGCGGAACCCAGAACGTCATCTACGAGATCCGCCGCGGCGAGCACAACTGCGTCCTGCGGATGCCGCCGGCCGGGGCCCCGCCGGACCGGGACAAGGGCATCCTGCGGGAGTGGCGCATCATCGAGGCGCTCGACGGCACGGAGGTCCCGCACACCGCCGCGGTCGGGGTGTGCGCCGATCCCGAGGTGCTGGGCCGGCCGTTCTATCTGATGGGTTTCGTCGACGGCTGGTCCCCGATGGATACCCACGGTCGCTGGCCCGAGCCGTTCGACTCCGATCCGAGCACCCGCCCCGGGCTGAGTTATCAGCTGGCCGAAGGCATCGCGCTGCTGTCCAAGGTCGACTGGCAGGCCAAAGGGCTGGGTGACCTCGGTCGGCCCGACGGCTTCCACGAACGCCAGGTCTCCCGCTGGATCGGTTTCCTCGACCGGATCAGGAACCGCGAGTTGCCCGGGCTGGAGGTCGCCACGGACTGGCTGCGGGCCCACAAGCCGCTCGATTTCATCCCGGGACTGATGCACGGGGACTACCAGTTCGCCAATGTCATGTACCGCCACGGCGCTCCGGCCGACCTGGCCGCCATCGTGGACTGGGAGATGGGCACCGTGGGTGATCCGAAGCTGGACCTGGCCTGGATGGTCCAATCGTGGCCCTCCGATCCGGACAACCCCGAGCCGTCAGAGATGGGCTATGTGGACATGCGCGGCATGCCGTCTCGCGACGACGTCGTCGCGCACTACGCGAAGGTGTCCGGACGCCAGGTCGACGACCTCGACTACTACCTGGTGCTGGCCAAATGGAAGCTGGCGATCGTGCTGGAGCAGGGTTTTCAGCGGGCCGGCGACGACGAGAAGCTGCTGGCGTTCGGGCCGGTGGTGACCGACCTGATGGCCTCGGCCGCCGAACTCGCCGAATCCAGCGACTACCGGTGA
- a CDS encoding cytochrome P450, with protein sequence MAIDPTGIDFFRDERLVDNPYPFFEALRNKCPVTREDHYNVTMVTGWDEAVQVYNDEETFSSCLSVTGPFPGFPVPLEGRSAEDVTALIDKHRNDLPFSDQLPTLDPPTHTDHRSLLMRLITPKRLKENEDAMWQLADEVLDSYLAPGGGEFIKGFAGPFTLLVIADLLGIPPEDREGFVNGIKQHSGGGIGSTSKESLSHSPLEFLYGQFSDYVSDRRANPRDDVLTGLAEATFPDGSIPDVGDVARVATNVFSAGQETTVRLLSTALKVLGEQPEIQQRLRADRSLIPNFIEEALRIESPVKGDFRLSRCPVTIGDTELNAGTTVMVLNGAANRDPRRFEDPDIFDPARKNARQHLAFGRGIHSCPGAPLARAETRVGIERLLDRTTDIRISEAEHGSDGDRRYNYIPTFILRGLTELHLEFDS encoded by the coding sequence ATGGCGATCGACCCAACCGGTATCGATTTTTTCCGCGATGAACGATTGGTCGACAACCCGTACCCATTCTTCGAGGCGCTGCGGAACAAGTGCCCGGTCACCCGTGAAGACCACTACAACGTGACCATGGTGACCGGCTGGGACGAGGCCGTGCAGGTCTACAACGACGAGGAGACCTTCTCGTCCTGCCTGTCGGTCACCGGGCCGTTCCCGGGGTTCCCGGTCCCGCTGGAGGGGCGCAGTGCCGAGGACGTGACCGCGCTCATCGACAAGCACCGCAACGATCTGCCGTTCAGCGATCAGCTGCCGACGCTGGATCCGCCCACCCACACCGATCACCGGTCGCTGTTGATGCGGTTGATCACGCCCAAGCGCCTCAAGGAGAACGAGGACGCCATGTGGCAGCTGGCCGACGAGGTGCTCGACAGCTACCTGGCGCCCGGCGGCGGCGAGTTCATCAAAGGCTTCGCCGGTCCGTTCACGCTCCTGGTGATCGCCGACCTGCTCGGTATCCCGCCAGAGGATCGGGAAGGCTTCGTCAACGGCATCAAGCAGCATTCCGGCGGCGGCATCGGCAGCACAAGCAAGGAATCGCTGTCCCACAGCCCGCTGGAGTTCCTCTACGGCCAGTTCTCCGACTACGTGTCGGACCGCCGGGCCAACCCGCGCGATGACGTCCTCACCGGGCTGGCGGAGGCCACGTTCCCGGACGGCAGCATCCCCGACGTCGGCGATGTCGCGCGGGTGGCGACGAATGTCTTCTCGGCCGGACAGGAGACCACGGTGCGCCTGCTCAGCACCGCGTTGAAGGTCTTGGGCGAACAGCCGGAGATCCAGCAGCGGCTTCGGGCCGACCGCAGCCTGATCCCGAACTTCATCGAGGAGGCGCTGCGCATCGAGAGCCCGGTCAAGGGCGACTTCCGGCTGTCGCGCTGCCCGGTGACGATCGGCGACACCGAGTTGAATGCCGGTACCACGGTGATGGTGCTCAACGGTGCGGCCAACCGCGATCCGCGGCGCTTCGAGGATCCCGACATCTTCGACCCGGCGCGCAAGAATGCCCGCCAGCACCTGGCTTTCGGCCGCGGCATCCACAGCTGCCCCGGTGCCCCGTTGGCACGTGCCGAGACCCGGGTCGGTATCGAGCGGTTGCTGGACCGGACCACCGACATCCGGATCTCCGAGGCCGAGCACGGTTCGGACGGCGACCGTCGCTACAACTACATCCCCACCTTCATCCTGCGTGGGCTGACCGAACTGCACCTGGAGTTCGACAGCTGA
- a CDS encoding cytochrome P450 produces the protein MHSPFNLVRRSAVPTSTEADLYYDPYNIELNMNPYPVFARIREEAPLYYNEQHDFYALSRFDDVNKGVIDHETFISGRGALLEIIKSGMEIPPGTLIFEDPPIHNIHRNLLSRVFTPRKVLALEPQIREFTARCLDPLVGTDKFDFVNDLGEQMPMRVIGMLLGIPEDRQRAITDHGEETLQGQTVDALATGEVFAEFIDWRAEHPSDDIMTDLLNAEFTDETGTVRTLRRDELLLYLTVIATAGSETTTRLIGWAGKTLAEYPDQRRDLVNSPDLIPDAIEEILRWEPPALQIARYVSRDVENYGQTVPEGSAMLMLVGAANRDHRRFAPDGDVFDIHREHHSHMTFGAGTHFCMGNALARLEGRIAMEEILKRFPEWEVDWANAKPSETAAVRGWAAMPTFV, from the coding sequence ATGCACAGCCCATTCAATCTGGTCAGGAGATCAGCCGTGCCAACTTCGACCGAAGCCGATCTGTACTACGACCCGTACAACATCGAACTCAACATGAACCCGTACCCGGTCTTCGCCCGGATCAGGGAGGAAGCCCCGCTCTACTACAACGAGCAGCACGACTTCTACGCGTTGAGCCGCTTCGACGATGTCAACAAGGGCGTCATCGACCACGAGACATTCATCTCCGGTCGCGGTGCGCTGCTCGAGATCATCAAGTCCGGCATGGAGATCCCGCCCGGTACGTTGATCTTCGAGGATCCGCCGATCCACAACATCCACCGCAACCTGCTGTCGCGGGTGTTCACACCGCGCAAGGTGCTCGCGCTCGAACCGCAGATCCGCGAGTTCACCGCACGCTGCCTGGATCCGCTGGTCGGGACGGACAAGTTCGACTTCGTCAACGATCTCGGCGAGCAGATGCCGATGCGGGTCATCGGCATGCTCCTGGGCATCCCGGAAGACCGGCAGCGGGCCATCACCGATCACGGTGAAGAGACGCTGCAGGGTCAGACTGTCGATGCGCTGGCCACCGGTGAGGTGTTCGCGGAGTTCATCGACTGGCGGGCCGAACACCCGTCCGACGACATCATGACCGACCTGCTCAACGCCGAGTTCACCGATGAGACCGGCACGGTGCGCACGCTGCGCCGCGACGAGCTGCTGCTCTACCTGACCGTGATCGCCACCGCGGGCTCCGAGACCACAACCCGACTGATCGGCTGGGCCGGCAAGACGCTGGCCGAATATCCCGATCAGCGCCGCGATCTCGTGAACAGCCCGGACCTGATTCCCGATGCGATCGAGGAGATCCTGCGCTGGGAGCCACCGGCCCTACAGATCGCCCGCTACGTCTCCCGCGACGTCGAGAACTACGGCCAGACCGTGCCGGAGGGTTCGGCGATGCTGATGCTCGTCGGCGCGGCCAACCGCGATCATCGCCGGTTCGCGCCCGACGGCGACGTGTTCGACATCCACCGGGAACATCACTCGCACATGACTTTCGGTGCGGGAACGCATTTCTGCATGGGCAACGCGCTTGCGCGCCTGGAAGGCCGCATCGCCATGGAGGAGATCCTCAAACGCTTCCCCGAGTGGGAGGTCGACTGGGCCAACGCCAAGCCATCGGAAACCGCGGCGGTGCGGGGCTGGGCCGCTATGCCCACCTTCGTCTAA
- a CDS encoding acyl-CoA dehydrogenase family protein: MAWDFETDPQYQELLDWADEFVTEQVEPLDLAFPHLQFTQLEGKRREAIDPLKAQVREKGLWATHLGPDLGGQGYGQLKLALLNEILGRSQWAPIVFGCQAPDTGNAEIIAHYGTEEQKKKYLHPLLEGELFSCYSMTEPHAGADPTLFTTSAIRDGDDWVINGWKFFSSNAATASFLIVMVVTNPEVSAYQGMSMFLVPTDTPGVEIVRNVGLYGEADNHGSHALIHYDNVRVPAEALLGGEGQAFVIAQTRLGGGRIHHAMRTIGLAQKALDMMCERALSRETQGSRLSDKQFVQGYIADSYAQLLQFRLMVLYTAWEIDKYNDYKKVRKDIAAVKVAMPTVLHDIAWRAMQVHGALGVTNEMPFLGMVTGAAVMGLADGPTEVHKTTVARQVLRDYQPTTDTWPTEWIPRKRDAAKAKYAEYLEAEVGNL, translated from the coding sequence ATGGCGTGGGATTTCGAGACCGACCCGCAGTATCAGGAACTACTGGACTGGGCCGACGAATTCGTCACCGAGCAGGTCGAGCCGCTCGATCTGGCCTTTCCGCACCTGCAGTTCACGCAGCTGGAGGGCAAGCGTCGCGAGGCGATCGATCCCCTCAAGGCGCAGGTGCGCGAAAAGGGTCTGTGGGCAACGCATCTCGGTCCGGATCTGGGCGGCCAAGGCTACGGACAGCTCAAGCTGGCATTGCTGAACGAGATCCTCGGCCGCTCTCAGTGGGCTCCGATCGTGTTCGGCTGTCAGGCCCCCGATACCGGAAACGCCGAGATCATCGCGCATTACGGGACAGAGGAGCAGAAGAAGAAGTACCTGCATCCGCTGCTCGAGGGTGAGTTGTTCTCCTGCTATTCGATGACCGAACCGCACGCCGGTGCAGACCCGACGCTGTTCACCACCAGCGCGATACGCGACGGGGACGACTGGGTGATCAATGGGTGGAAGTTCTTCTCCTCCAACGCCGCAACGGCCTCGTTCCTGATCGTCATGGTGGTCACCAACCCTGAGGTCAGCGCCTACCAGGGCATGTCGATGTTCCTGGTGCCCACCGACACCCCCGGCGTCGAGATCGTCCGCAACGTCGGGCTGTACGGCGAAGCGGACAACCACGGCAGCCATGCGCTGATCCACTATGACAACGTCCGGGTACCGGCCGAGGCCCTCCTGGGCGGCGAGGGACAAGCCTTCGTCATCGCCCAGACCCGGTTGGGCGGCGGCCGGATTCACCACGCGATGCGCACGATCGGCCTGGCCCAGAAGGCGCTCGACATGATGTGCGAGCGCGCTCTCAGCCGTGAGACACAGGGCAGCAGGCTGTCCGACAAGCAATTCGTCCAGGGCTACATCGCCGACTCCTACGCTCAGCTGCTGCAGTTCCGGCTGATGGTGCTCTACACCGCGTGGGAGATCGACAAGTACAACGACTACAAGAAGGTCCGCAAGGACATCGCCGCGGTCAAGGTGGCCATGCCCACCGTGCTGCACGACATCGCCTGGCGCGCAATGCAGGTCCACGGTGCGCTCGGCGTCACCAACGAGATGCCGTTCCTGGGCATGGTCACCGGCGCCGCGGTGATGGGACTGGCCGACGGTCCGACCGAGGTGCACAAGACCACCGTCGCCCGGCAGGTGTTGCGGGACTACCAGCCGACCACCGACACGTGGCCCACCGAGTGGATACCCCGCAAGCGCGACGCCGCCAAGGCGAAGTACGCCGAGTACCTGGAGGCCGAGGTGGGCAACCTGTGA
- a CDS encoding TetR/AcrR family transcriptional regulator has translation MPKGTTTDTADSSQRRASFQRARSHRTKRDLVQAAMALWRTNGYAKTTVADICRAAGVSRALFYFYFPAKEDVLFEVGLTSTRLAQKRVKSLLVGDYDMTAVITEALRSLERSMARNPPELIVETILEGYRHEHRILAGDVDPDTQDADMFGELFSRAQTDGKLGAHVDVSHLSRLAQILVSEGVRHWAGGGFGNRSFTDVVARDISAMITGFNSTNN, from the coding sequence ATGCCCAAGGGAACCACGACAGATACTGCTGACAGCAGTCAACGTCGCGCGTCGTTCCAACGGGCCCGCTCGCACCGGACCAAGCGCGATCTGGTGCAGGCCGCGATGGCGCTCTGGCGCACCAACGGCTACGCGAAGACCACCGTCGCCGACATTTGCCGGGCCGCAGGGGTGTCCCGCGCCCTGTTCTACTTCTATTTCCCGGCCAAAGAGGACGTACTGTTCGAGGTGGGCCTGACCTCCACCCGGCTGGCACAGAAGCGGGTGAAATCGCTGCTGGTCGGCGACTACGACATGACGGCCGTCATCACCGAGGCACTGCGCAGCCTCGAGCGGTCGATGGCGCGCAACCCACCCGAGCTGATCGTCGAGACGATCCTGGAGGGGTACCGGCACGAACACCGGATCCTGGCCGGCGACGTCGACCCGGATACCCAGGACGCCGACATGTTCGGCGAGTTGTTCAGCCGGGCCCAGACCGACGGCAAGCTCGGCGCCCACGTCGACGTGTCCCACCTGTCCCGGCTGGCCCAAATCCTGGTCAGCGAGGGCGTCCGGCACTGGGCCGGCGGGGGTTTCGGCAACCGCTCGTTCACCGACGTCGTCGCGCGCGACATCAGCGCGATGATCACCGGCTTCAACTCCACCAACAACTAG